Proteins encoded within one genomic window of bacterium:
- the rplQ gene encoding 50S ribosomal protein L17: MRHRKAKNLLSKPADQRRALLRSLTTELLRHGRITTTEARAKALRVSAEQMLTLAKRGDLHARRQAEAFILDGEVTKRLFTEIAPKYKERSGGYTQIVKTESRRGDNAPQAIIMLVEA, translated from the coding sequence CAAGGCTAAGAACTTGCTTTCCAAGCCGGCCGACCAGCGTCGCGCGCTGCTCCGCAGCCTGACCACGGAGCTCCTCCGTCACGGCCGTATCACCACCACCGAGGCCCGCGCCAAGGCCCTGCGCGTGTCGGCTGAGCAGATGCTCACGCTCGCCAAGCGCGGCGACCTGCACGCTCGTCGTCAGGCCGAAGCCTTCATCCTCGACGGCGAAGTGACCAAGCGTCTCTTCACCGAGATCGCCCCCAAGTACAAGGAGCGCTCGGGTGGTTACACCCAGATCGTCAAGACGGAGTCCCGTCGTGGCGACAACGCGCCCCAGGCGATCATCATGCTCGTCGAGGCGTAA
- the truA gene encoding tRNA pseudouridine(38-40) synthase TruA, which produces MRNIALSIAYDGTHFAGFQRQSMDRTVQGTLEEALVRLTGHSLEELRLVGAGRTDAGVHASGMVVNFHTAKVFPDATWVRALNATLPDDVAVLGAREVDLAFHSRFSAVARSYRYEVLARPTPDPLRRFSSHWEPRPLPELPRMVEAFADLVGTCDFAAFGSTGSTPRDTVCTVLDAACEVEGDLLSFSITAQSFLYHMVRRLVGASLEVAKGKLSVAEFARLYREPSQSRVVPKTAPACGLTFVSATYPPPYAGLFGPF; this is translated from the coding sequence GTGCGCAACATCGCTCTGTCGATCGCATACGACGGGACCCACTTCGCCGGCTTCCAGCGCCAGTCCATGGACCGCACGGTCCAGGGCACGCTCGAGGAAGCACTCGTCCGCCTTACGGGCCACTCTCTCGAAGAGTTGCGCCTGGTCGGAGCGGGTAGGACGGACGCCGGCGTCCACGCAAGTGGAATGGTGGTGAACTTCCACACTGCCAAGGTCTTCCCGGACGCGACGTGGGTGAGGGCGCTGAACGCGACCTTGCCCGACGACGTGGCGGTCCTGGGAGCCCGGGAAGTCGATTTGGCTTTCCACAGCCGCTTTTCGGCGGTGGCGCGATCGTATCGCTACGAGGTGCTGGCTCGGCCGACCCCGGATCCGCTGCGCCGCTTCTCGAGCCACTGGGAGCCCCGGCCCTTGCCTGAGCTTCCTCGGATGGTCGAGGCCTTCGCCGACCTGGTGGGCACCTGTGATTTCGCGGCCTTCGGGTCCACGGGATCGACGCCTCGGGACACGGTTTGCACCGTCCTCGACGCGGCGTGCGAGGTGGAAGGGGACTTGCTCTCCTTCTCCATCACCGCCCAGAGCTTCCTGTACCACATGGTGCGGAGACTGGTCGGAGCCTCGCTGGAGGTGGCCAAGGGCAAGCTTTCGGTTGCAGAGTTCGCGAGGCTCTACCGCGAACCCAGCCAAAGCAGGGTGGTCCCGAAGACCGCCCCCGCATGCGGTTTGACCTTTGTAAGTGCGACTTATCCCCCGCCGTATGCGGGGTTATTCGGACCCTTTTAG
- the rplM gene encoding 50S ribosomal protein L13, translating to MKTYFAKPEEINRQWHVIDAEGHTLGRLATVVADLLRGKGKPLYTPNVDCGDFVIIINAEKIQVTGKKNTDKLYRHHTGWPGGFRSTTFNKLINEHPERVIEHAVRGMLQHNRLGRAQYGKLKVYAGAEHPHAAQQPKVFEIAKKEAVRG from the coding sequence GTGAAAACTTATTTCGCCAAGCCGGAAGAAATCAACCGGCAGTGGCACGTGATCGACGCCGAAGGCCACACGCTTGGCCGTCTGGCGACCGTCGTCGCCGACCTGCTCCGGGGGAAGGGCAAGCCCCTCTACACCCCGAACGTGGATTGCGGCGACTTCGTCATCATCATTAACGCCGAGAAGATCCAGGTCACCGGCAAGAAGAACACGGACAAGCTGTACCGCCACCACACCGGTTGGCCCGGTGGCTTCCGTTCGACCACCTTCAACAAGCTCATCAACGAGCACCCCGAGCGGGTCATCGAGCACGCCGTCCGCGGCATGCTCCAGCACAACCGTCTGGGCCGCGCCCAGTACGGCAAGCTGAAGGTCTACGCTGGCGCCGAGCATCCGCACGCCGCCCAGCAGCCCAAGGTGTTCGAGATCGCGAAGAAGGAGGCCGTCCGTGGCTAA
- the rpsI gene encoding 30S ribosomal protein S9 has product MANSKTAYWGTGRRKTAIARVRLVPGTGVVTVNERALDNYVGYRSVLIREVGLPLDATNNAGRFDIHVRVAGGGVTSQVGAIRLGVARALLKVDPELRSSLRAEDLLTRDPRAKERKKYGRKKARKRFQFSKR; this is encoded by the coding sequence GTGGCTAATTCCAAGACCGCTTACTGGGGCACTGGCCGTCGTAAGACCGCCATCGCCCGCGTTCGCCTGGTGCCCGGCACCGGCGTCGTGACCGTCAACGAGCGCGCGCTCGACAACTACGTCGGCTACCGCTCGGTCCTCATCCGTGAGGTCGGCCTGCCCCTCGACGCGACCAACAACGCTGGCCGCTTCGACATCCACGTCCGCGTCGCGGGCGGCGGCGTGACCTCGCAGGTCGGCGCCATCCGCCTCGGCGTTGCTCGCGCCCTGCTCAAGGTTGATCCCGAGCTGCGCAGCAGCCTCCGTGCCGAGGATCTGCTCACCCGCGATCCCCGCGCCAAGGAGCGCAAGAAGTACGGCCGCAAGAAGGCCCGTAAGCGCTTCCAGTTCTCGAAGCGCTAA
- a CDS encoding alkaline phosphatase family protein: MNAQRRLFRGLPFFLLALSLGSGMARASAPVVSDSFGSYPPPSAEETARVKEAFRDAASWTVGERSGDLFVLPAKYNFVTEGGHRKPTLAHYKGQPMQNAGTVHGNSWEYDTRIPIVLWGPGFVKSGVRTDASATQQDLAPTFAQMMGTMPPEDAYGRVLTEALTPTQRKPKVILTLVFDQGGEVYYRAHPGRTPRIDAMKREGTYFTSAKVSHVDVETGIGHAAIGTGAWPSRTGISSNNFWIRAFGSPRYSFAGDVNNSPMFLGSPTLGDVWLRATKNQALVAGYCYADRAAIGMAGHGSLYAGNKKPWVIFYDEKVGKLTTNSKYYELPTYLEGASPKAHLDALTGGTGVWMDHPIDPNAKVRVTPAFAAFDGDNVVKLIEKEGWGADDITDLMYVTLKSTDAAGHSYGHESDEAGAVLAEQDKQLGRIIDALVAKVGRENVVVALTADHGSTPLAELSKGVALDDKKLVADLNRQLDKRDNGVNVFEYASATQLFINDAERVRNGLSYDQLKEAVLAYKVDGKPFFVDALTRPEARDRATKREVR, from the coding sequence TTGAACGCTCAGCGCCGCCTGTTCCGTGGCCTTCCCTTCTTCTTGCTCGCCCTGTCGCTCGGTTCTGGCATGGCCCGGGCTTCGGCTCCGGTCGTCTCGGATTCGTTCGGGTCCTACCCGCCGCCGAGCGCCGAGGAAACGGCGCGGGTCAAGGAGGCCTTCCGCGACGCGGCGTCCTGGACGGTGGGTGAGCGTTCGGGCGATCTCTTCGTGCTGCCGGCCAAGTACAACTTCGTGACCGAGGGCGGGCACCGGAAGCCGACCCTTGCGCATTACAAGGGTCAGCCCATGCAGAATGCGGGGACGGTCCACGGCAACTCGTGGGAGTACGATACCCGAATTCCCATCGTGCTGTGGGGCCCCGGCTTCGTGAAGTCCGGAGTTCGTACCGACGCGAGCGCGACCCAGCAGGACCTGGCCCCTACTTTTGCTCAGATGATGGGGACGATGCCGCCGGAGGACGCCTACGGCCGAGTTTTGACCGAGGCACTGACGCCTACCCAGCGCAAGCCCAAGGTGATCCTGACGCTGGTCTTCGACCAGGGCGGGGAGGTCTACTACCGGGCGCATCCCGGCCGTACGCCCCGGATCGACGCCATGAAGCGTGAGGGCACCTACTTCACTTCGGCGAAGGTCAGCCACGTGGACGTGGAGACCGGGATCGGCCACGCGGCGATCGGGACGGGGGCCTGGCCCTCGCGGACCGGGATCTCGAGTAACAACTTCTGGATCCGCGCCTTCGGCAGCCCCCGTTACTCCTTCGCGGGTGACGTGAACAACTCGCCGATGTTCCTGGGAAGCCCGACTCTTGGCGACGTCTGGCTGCGCGCGACCAAGAACCAGGCATTGGTGGCCGGCTACTGCTATGCCGACCGCGCGGCGATCGGGATGGCGGGCCACGGCTCGCTCTACGCGGGGAACAAGAAGCCCTGGGTCATCTTCTACGACGAGAAGGTAGGCAAGCTTACCACCAACTCGAAGTACTACGAGCTGCCGACCTACCTGGAGGGCGCGAGCCCCAAGGCGCACCTGGACGCTTTGACCGGCGGGACTGGGGTCTGGATGGATCACCCCATCGATCCTAACGCGAAGGTGCGCGTGACCCCGGCGTTCGCGGCCTTCGACGGCGACAACGTGGTGAAGCTGATCGAGAAGGAGGGCTGGGGGGCCGATGACATCACCGACCTGATGTACGTGACCCTGAAGTCCACGGACGCCGCGGGCCACAGCTATGGCCACGAGTCCGACGAGGCGGGAGCGGTGCTGGCCGAGCAGGACAAGCAGCTGGGCCGGATCATCGATGCTCTGGTCGCCAAGGTGGGCCGGGAGAACGTGGTGGTGGCCCTGACGGCGGATCACGGCAGCACGCCCTTGGCCGAGCTCTCGAAGGGCGTAGCCCTCGACGACAAGAAGCTCGTCGCCGATCTGAACCGCCAGCTCGACAAGCGGGACAACGGCGTTAACGTCTTCGAGTATGCGTCGGCGACGCAGCTCTTCATCAACGACGCGGAGCGCGTGCGTAACGGCCTGAGCTACGATCAGCTCAAGGAGGCGGTCCTCGCCTACAAGGTGGACGGCAAGCCGTTCTTCGTGGACGCCCTGACCCGACCGGAAGCGCGCGATCGCGCAACCAAGCGCGAAGTTCGCTAA
- a CDS encoding dual specificity protein phosphatase family protein, giving the protein MAVNGINRSLQRELVSPLARKVAQAPQLEATQAAQKAAVRTAQPEAQSFSFSELKRDILNAGSEALIRLGDLHPSLVKLGHAIYGFQTRAVDGDALQKLGKLGDKVLRGAQPTDEGFAELAKQGYNTVINLRPERNLEKDVVEKLGMKAVFLPLPPLDAPTHAQTLDFLKAALDPANGKVFFHCYHGVDRTGTMAAAIRIARDGWSAEQAIKELHSFGFHDGGQQRKLAYISEFERFWKALPAAQKAEVLHGQPAAPASRLIGVG; this is encoded by the coding sequence ATGGCAGTCAACGGCATCAATCGATCGCTGCAGCGCGAGCTCGTCTCGCCGCTCGCGCGCAAGGTCGCCCAGGCCCCTCAGCTCGAAGCGACCCAGGCTGCCCAGAAGGCGGCCGTGCGGACCGCTCAACCCGAAGCCCAGAGTTTCTCTTTCTCGGAGCTGAAGCGCGACATACTCAACGCGGGCTCCGAGGCCCTGATCCGGCTTGGCGATCTGCATCCGAGCTTGGTGAAGCTGGGCCATGCGATCTATGGCTTCCAGACCCGCGCGGTCGATGGCGATGCCCTCCAGAAGCTCGGTAAGCTCGGTGACAAGGTCCTGCGCGGGGCGCAGCCGACCGACGAGGGTTTCGCGGAGCTCGCCAAGCAAGGTTACAACACCGTCATCAACCTGCGTCCCGAGCGCAACCTCGAGAAGGACGTGGTCGAGAAGCTCGGCATGAAGGCCGTCTTCCTCCCGTTGCCGCCGCTGGATGCGCCGACCCACGCGCAGACCCTCGACTTCCTGAAGGCGGCCCTGGATCCCGCCAACGGCAAGGTCTTCTTCCATTGCTACCACGGGGTCGATCGGACCGGGACGATGGCTGCGGCCATCCGCATCGCCCGCGACGGCTGGAGCGCCGAACAAGCCATCAAGGAGCTGCATTCCTTCGGTTTCCACGACGGCGGCCAGCAGCGCAAGCTCGCCTACATCTCCGAGTTCGAGCGCTTCTGGAAGGCCCTTCCCGCCGCCCAGAAGGCCGAGGTCTTGCACGGGCAGCCCGCTGCCCCCGCTTCACGCTTGATCGGCGTCGGCTAG
- a CDS encoding alanine--glyoxylate aminotransferase family protein, whose amino-acid sequence MSDQMRIMLPGPTPCPASSLRAMARPMINHRGKEFMAMLEGLTADLRWAYQTQNDVLILTTSGTGALEAAIVNMLSPGDRVLALITGEFGKRFAKIAETYGAVVDKVEAVYGEPITPEMVAEKVGGAAYKAVLVTHNETSTSLLNPLKEIAEVIRRALPDTLILVDAVSGLLTAPLPVDEWDLDVVLSGAQKAFMIPPGLAFASVSPRAWAAHAEAKMPRFYFDFTKARDFLKKGQTPWTPAISLFFALEEAMVLLKKEGLSGIFERHALMARMIRAGAKALGLRLVVENDRYASMAVTGIYPPEGISPSALRKTLQDRFGYVVAGGQGPLTDSIIRIGHCGFYDAADMLGMLAVLEASLTQLGAKIPVGAGVAAAEAELAARTAVAH is encoded by the coding sequence GTGAGCGATCAGATGCGCATCATGCTGCCCGGCCCCACCCCCTGCCCCGCTTCGAGCCTGCGGGCCATGGCCCGTCCGATGATCAACCATCGTGGCAAGGAGTTCATGGCCATGCTGGAGGGCCTGACGGCGGATCTGCGGTGGGCCTACCAGACCCAGAATGACGTCTTGATCCTCACGACCTCGGGCACCGGCGCGCTCGAAGCCGCCATCGTCAACATGCTCAGCCCCGGCGATCGCGTCCTCGCCCTGATCACCGGCGAGTTCGGCAAGCGCTTCGCCAAGATCGCGGAGACCTACGGCGCGGTCGTGGACAAGGTGGAGGCCGTCTACGGCGAGCCCATCACCCCCGAGATGGTCGCCGAGAAGGTCGGCGGTGCCGCCTACAAGGCCGTGCTCGTCACCCACAACGAGACCTCGACCTCGCTCTTGAATCCCCTCAAGGAGATCGCAGAGGTCATCCGTCGCGCGCTGCCCGACACCCTGATCCTGGTCGATGCGGTTTCGGGCCTCTTGACCGCGCCTCTGCCCGTGGACGAGTGGGACCTGGACGTGGTCCTCTCGGGCGCTCAGAAGGCCTTCATGATTCCTCCCGGTCTCGCCTTCGCCTCGGTCAGCCCCCGCGCCTGGGCGGCGCACGCCGAAGCCAAGATGCCTCGCTTCTACTTCGACTTCACCAAGGCGCGCGACTTCCTGAAGAAGGGCCAGACCCCCTGGACGCCCGCCATCTCCCTCTTCTTCGCTCTCGAAGAGGCCATGGTCCTGCTCAAGAAGGAAGGCCTCTCGGGCATCTTCGAGCGCCACGCCCTCATGGCCCGCATGATCCGTGCGGGTGCCAAGGCCCTGGGCCTGCGCCTGGTGGTCGAGAACGACCGCTACGCCTCCATGGCCGTCACGGGCATCTACCCGCCCGAGGGCATCTCGCCCAGCGCCCTGCGCAAGACCCTCCAGGATCGCTTTGGCTACGTGGTCGCCGGCGGCCAGGGTCCCCTGACCGACTCGATCATCCGCATCGGCCACTGTGGCTTCTACGATGCGGCGGACATGCTCGGCATGCTCGCGGTGCTGGAGGCGTCCCTGACGCAGCTGGGCGCCAAGATTCCTGTCGGCGCCGGCGTTGCGGCCGCCGAGGCGGAGCTCGCTGCGCGTACGGCCGTCGCGCACTAA
- a CDS encoding phosphoglycerate dehydrogenase → MTITSSATERTHQTGPFSVLVLDRVDTAGLAILGDVARVDARDAVEPAELVRIIGEYDALMVRSATKVTAEVIEAGKRLKIIGRAGVGVDNIDVGAATRHGVIVVNSPEGNTVAAAEHALAMMFALARHVSSADGAMKRAEWKRERFTGIELYNKTLGVFGLGKIGARVAKVANAVGMRVLGCDPFLTPERAQELGVEPVDFETMIATSDFITLHVPKTPETAKLFNADTLARCKPGMRLINCARGGIIDEAALAEAIARGHVAGAALDVFETEPLGESPLRALGEKVVLTPHLGASTEEAQIKVAVDVAEQIVSVLKGDSARSAVNIPTMRPEVVEPVRPFMGLAEKLGSFASQLLDGPIERIEILYHGGLAAKNVEPLTIAALKGALSHAVPEGVNYVNAPVVARDRGVEVRESRSSEVKDYADLITVSVIGAGTWHTVAGTVFGEGDARLVRIDAHAFNMAPTGDILIAPHLDRPGVIGTIGTMLGEHGVNIFGFQLGRKYKQGPAVMALNVDDAIAPELLNRISALEGFHDVRFVRL, encoded by the coding sequence ATGACCATCACCTCTTCGGCGACTGAGCGCACTCACCAGACGGGCCCCTTCAGCGTGCTGGTCCTGGACCGAGTGGACACGGCGGGGCTCGCCATCCTGGGCGACGTGGCCCGGGTGGACGCGCGTGATGCGGTCGAGCCCGCGGAGCTCGTGCGGATCATCGGGGAGTACGACGCCCTGATGGTGCGTTCGGCCACCAAGGTCACCGCCGAGGTGATCGAAGCCGGTAAGCGCCTCAAGATCATCGGCCGGGCCGGGGTGGGGGTGGACAACATCGACGTGGGGGCCGCCACCCGGCACGGCGTCATCGTCGTCAACTCCCCCGAGGGCAACACGGTGGCGGCCGCCGAGCATGCGCTCGCCATGATGTTCGCGCTCGCGCGCCACGTGAGCTCTGCCGATGGGGCCATGAAGCGCGCCGAGTGGAAGCGCGAGCGCTTCACCGGCATCGAGCTCTACAACAAGACCCTGGGCGTCTTCGGCCTCGGCAAGATCGGCGCGCGGGTCGCCAAGGTCGCCAATGCCGTCGGCATGCGGGTGCTCGGCTGCGATCCCTTCCTAACCCCCGAGCGCGCCCAGGAGCTGGGTGTCGAGCCGGTGGACTTCGAGACCATGATCGCCACCAGCGACTTCATCACCCTGCACGTCCCCAAGACCCCCGAGACGGCCAAGCTCTTCAACGCCGACACCCTCGCGCGCTGCAAGCCGGGCATGCGCCTCATCAACTGCGCCCGCGGCGGGATCATCGACGAGGCGGCCCTGGCCGAGGCGATCGCACGCGGCCACGTGGCGGGTGCTGCCTTGGACGTGTTCGAGACCGAGCCCCTGGGTGAGAGCCCCCTGCGCGCCCTCGGCGAGAAGGTCGTCCTGACCCCGCACCTGGGGGCCTCGACCGAGGAGGCCCAGATCAAGGTCGCCGTGGACGTGGCCGAGCAGATCGTCTCGGTCCTCAAGGGCGACAGCGCCCGCTCGGCGGTGAACATCCCCACCATGCGCCCCGAGGTGGTCGAGCCGGTGCGGCCCTTCATGGGCCTGGCCGAGAAGCTCGGGAGCTTCGCCTCGCAGCTCCTGGACGGCCCCATCGAGCGGATCGAGATCCTCTACCACGGCGGCCTCGCCGCGAAGAACGTGGAGCCGCTCACCATCGCCGCCCTCAAGGGGGCCCTCTCGCACGCCGTCCCGGAAGGGGTCAACTACGTCAACGCGCCGGTGGTCGCCCGCGATCGCGGCGTCGAGGTCCGCGAGAGCCGCTCCAGTGAGGTCAAGGACTACGCCGACCTGATCACCGTCTCGGTGATCGGGGCGGGGACCTGGCACACGGTGGCGGGTACCGTCTTCGGCGAGGGGGACGCGCGTCTGGTGCGGATCGACGCCCACGCCTTCAACATGGCCCCCACCGGCGACATCCTGATCGCCCCGCACCTGGACCGTCCCGGGGTGATCGGCACCATCGGGACCATGCTCGGCGAGCACGGGGTCAACATCTTCGGCTTCCAGCTCGGGCGCAAGTACAAGCAGGGTCCCGCCGTCATGGCCCTCAACGTGGACGACGCGATCGCCCCCGAGCTGCTTAACCGCATCTCGGCCCTCGAAGGCTTCCACGACGTGCGGTTCGTAAGGCTCTAA
- a CDS encoding MATE family efflux transporter codes for MPTLSGPLSLGSDTQLLGTGPLVGTAPLLRTGQLASPELLPGTRPLPAAAPLASIWFLTWPLVLTMVLNLVVSLIETVIAGQFSPQAQAATGLAMQVIFLLNAPATALSIGAQVVLARSHGENPEDLDDALIRRVLRLGSQLSLVMIPVVWILAPWAFAAMGATGEVQEQAVDYLRLMLPGLLPMNLAMVINGVFRARGDMFLRLVNTAVEALVWIGGAVILGSSAGLGLGGMGLAFLAGKTASLAVAWSQIKGLGLLPRRKAPSPFDPPLPSWSPAEVRRVLRVGYPVALQNLLRPLGCMAVFAILGGTAFPATSAAAYTVGSRIETSSFLLVFALNVAAATFVGQCLGAGDPRRAERACWQMTHLATGSMAVVGLAMFIGAEGLASLFTSDPRVIAQTGDYLRIQAISEPFLAIATVLSGALQGAGSTRSPLFIALGTQFAIGLPVAYLLAQPLGLGSAGVWWALALANISQGVLVYWWFRRGNWRHKTV; via the coding sequence ATGCCCACCCTCTCTGGCCCCCTCTCGCTGGGGAGCGACACACAGCTGCTCGGGACCGGCCCCTTGGTCGGGACCGCCCCTTTGCTTCGCACCGGCCAGCTCGCCTCGCCGGAGCTGCTGCCCGGCACCCGGCCTTTGCCCGCGGCCGCCCCGCTGGCCTCCATCTGGTTCCTCACCTGGCCCCTGGTGCTGACGATGGTCCTGAACCTGGTCGTCAGCCTGATCGAGACCGTGATCGCGGGCCAGTTCAGCCCGCAGGCCCAGGCGGCCACGGGCCTCGCCATGCAGGTGATCTTCCTGCTGAACGCCCCGGCCACCGCCCTGAGCATCGGGGCCCAAGTGGTGCTCGCGCGCAGCCACGGCGAGAACCCCGAGGACCTGGACGACGCGCTGATCCGGCGCGTTTTGCGCTTGGGCAGCCAGCTGAGCCTGGTGATGATCCCGGTCGTCTGGATACTTGCCCCGTGGGCCTTCGCGGCGATGGGGGCCACCGGCGAGGTGCAAGAGCAGGCGGTGGACTACCTCCGGCTGATGCTCCCCGGCCTGCTGCCCATGAACCTCGCGATGGTGATCAACGGCGTCTTCCGGGCGCGAGGAGACATGTTCCTGCGGCTGGTGAACACCGCGGTTGAAGCCCTGGTCTGGATCGGGGGAGCCGTCATCCTGGGAAGCAGCGCAGGCCTCGGCCTGGGTGGCATGGGCCTGGCCTTCCTCGCGGGCAAGACGGCAAGCTTGGCCGTCGCCTGGAGCCAGATCAAGGGGCTGGGGCTCCTGCCGCGCCGCAAGGCGCCCTCACCCTTCGATCCGCCCCTGCCCTCGTGGAGCCCTGCCGAGGTTCGCCGGGTCCTGCGCGTCGGGTATCCGGTCGCACTCCAGAACCTGTTGCGCCCCCTGGGGTGCATGGCCGTCTTTGCCATCCTGGGGGGAACGGCTTTCCCCGCGACCTCTGCGGCGGCCTACACCGTCGGCTCGCGGATCGAGACGAGCTCCTTTTTGCTCGTCTTCGCCTTGAACGTGGCTGCCGCCACCTTCGTGGGACAGTGCCTGGGGGCCGGCGATCCCAGGCGCGCCGAGCGCGCGTGCTGGCAGATGACCCACCTGGCCACCGGCAGCATGGCCGTCGTGGGGCTGGCCATGTTCATCGGGGCCGAAGGGCTGGCCTCGCTCTTCACCTCGGATCCTCGGGTCATCGCGCAGACCGGGGATTACCTGCGCATTCAGGCGATCTCGGAGCCGTTCCTCGCGATCGCAACCGTTCTCTCGGGCGCTCTGCAGGGGGCAGGCTCGACCCGCAGCCCCCTCTTCATCGCCCTCGGCACCCAGTTCGCGATCGGGCTACCTGTGGCCTACCTCCTGGCGCAGCCGCTGGGGCTGGGCTCCGCCGGAGTCTGGTGGGCGCTCGCGCTCGCCAACATCAGCCAAGGGGTGCTCGTCTACTGGTGGTTCCGGCGCGGGAACTGGCGCCACAAGACGGTCTGA
- a CDS encoding MarR family transcriptional regulator, giving the protein MPTRYQGLPEEVRALNAYIPLMRAASSVEARVQRHLAEVGLTLSQFGALEILLHVGPMCARDLCQKLLTTSGNITLVLDNLEKRGLVRRVRESADRRVVTIHLTPEGEELIRAVFPRHVAGITQVFGALSPDEQEQLRTLCRKLGKQGD; this is encoded by the coding sequence ATGCCGACCCGCTACCAAGGCCTCCCCGAGGAGGTCCGCGCCCTGAACGCCTACATCCCCCTCATGCGTGCGGCGAGCAGCGTCGAGGCGCGGGTCCAGCGGCACCTGGCCGAGGTGGGGCTCACCCTCTCCCAGTTCGGGGCCCTCGAGATCCTCTTGCACGTCGGCCCCATGTGCGCCCGCGACCTCTGCCAGAAGCTCTTGACCACCAGCGGCAACATCACCCTGGTCCTCGACAACCTCGAGAAGCGCGGCCTGGTCCGCCGGGTACGCGAGAGCGCCGATCGCCGGGTCGTCACCATCCACCTCACCCCCGAGGGCGAGGAGCTCATCCGGGCGGTCTTCCCCCGTCACGTGGCGGGTATCACCCAGGTGTTCGGCGCCCTGTCGCCCGACGAGCAGGAGCAGCTGCGCACCCTGTGCCGCAAGCTCGGCAAGCAGGGCGATTAA
- a CDS encoding DoxX family protein, with translation MQAALDRYAPLVARLLLSWLFLYSAYGKLTGFSGYAAYMGSKGMPFVSFFLAATIVLLVVGGVSVLLGYKARIGSLPLLLFLLPTTLIFHNFWAFDGAEQQTQLIQFMKNLAIMGGVLMVTAFGAGPLSLDARNTAPRA, from the coding sequence ATGCAAGCCGCCCTCGATCGCTACGCGCCCCTGGTCGCCCGGCTCTTACTGAGCTGGCTGTTCCTCTACAGCGCCTACGGCAAGCTCACCGGCTTTTCCGGCTATGCCGCCTACATGGGCTCCAAGGGGATGCCCTTCGTGTCGTTCTTCCTGGCGGCGACGATCGTGCTGCTGGTGGTGGGCGGTGTCTCGGTGCTGCTGGGCTACAAGGCCCGCATCGGCAGCCTGCCGCTCTTGCTCTTCTTGCTGCCCACCACCCTCATCTTCCACAACTTCTGGGCCTTCGACGGCGCCGAGCAGCAGACGCAGCTGATCCAGTTCATGAAGAACCTGGCCATCATGGGCGGCGTCCTGATGGTCACCGCCTTCGGGGCGGGCCCCCTCAGCCTGGATGCCCGCAACACGGCCCCTCGCGCCTAG
- a CDS encoding DsbA family protein, which produces MATTTPRVEILYFTDPFCSWCWALEPVLYRIKETYRDQVRIRPVMGGLVEDMARFVDAANGISSTADVAPHWEHVAQVTGQPIDGGFMRSNTDPHWGTWPACTAVAGAALQGEAQGEAYLRRLRRAAQAEGRNASDPAVYLGVAREVEGLDVARFEADLESGAAAQAFQADRVLCARYGVRSFPTLVFHSLSPSEGDRPLLVNGARDFETLRQVLLRLAPDLQAQAVRSVPDVLKAYGPMTTRELSELHGDATSASLEALRAAGSVRSFPVKGGDFWELGTAAQGALPPVELVELAGGDGFSCDLETGICG; this is translated from the coding sequence ATGGCCACCACGACCCCTCGCGTTGAGATCCTGTACTTCACCGATCCCTTTTGCTCCTGGTGCTGGGCGCTCGAGCCCGTGCTCTACCGGATCAAGGAGACCTACCGCGACCAGGTGCGCATCCGCCCGGTGATGGGCGGGCTGGTCGAGGACATGGCCCGCTTCGTCGATGCCGCCAACGGCATCTCCAGCACCGCCGACGTGGCCCCACACTGGGAGCACGTGGCCCAGGTCACCGGCCAGCCCATCGACGGGGGCTTCATGCGCTCGAACACCGACCCGCACTGGGGCACCTGGCCCGCCTGCACGGCGGTCGCAGGGGCGGCCTTGCAGGGCGAAGCCCAGGGGGAGGCCTACCTGCGTCGCCTGCGCCGCGCGGCCCAGGCCGAGGGCCGTAACGCCTCGGACCCTGCGGTCTACCTGGGCGTGGCCCGCGAGGTCGAAGGCCTCGATGTGGCGCGCTTCGAGGCTGATCTCGAAAGCGGTGCCGCCGCCCAGGCCTTCCAGGCCGATCGCGTCCTCTGTGCTCGCTACGGCGTGCGCTCGTTCCCGACCCTGGTCTTCCACTCGCTCTCGCCCAGCGAAGGCGATCGCCCCCTCTTGGTGAACGGAGCCCGCGACTTCGAGACCCTCCGGCAGGTCCTGCTCCGCCTCGCGCCGGATCTCCAGGCGCAGGCCGTCCGGAGCGTGCCCGACGTCTTGAAGGCCTACGGCCCCATGACCACCCGCGAGCTTTCCGAGCTGCACGGCGACGCGACGAGCGCATCCCTGGAGGCGCTCCGCGCGGCCGGGAGCGTGCGATCCTTCCCCGTGAAGGGCGGCGACTTCTGGGAGCTGGGCACTGCCGCGCAGGGCGCCCTGCCTCCGGTCGAGCTCGTCGAGCTGGCCGGTGGCGACGGCTTCAGCTGCGACCTGGAAACCGGGATCTGCGGCTAG